One Dictyoglomus turgidum DSM 6724 DNA window includes the following coding sequences:
- a CDS encoding amidohydrolase, whose protein sequence is MKKYFIKAKKIYTFDHQKSIYDTLLIENNKISDLGNNLIPKDTDIPIIDLSDYIILPGFIDSHVHLTSTAINEILIDLSNFTSIKEIVKALEALRDSLPEGDWIVAKEFDPVNLEEKRNITQEELDKNFPKHPVLIIRKDSHSSIINSLGMKLLDVEIFPENGLIKERDHQIAIGKVYQNIDPSLLVKGLIKTLKKAAEKGITTIHALEGGYTSPPNSPQLLLGLSQYFPIDVIIYYQTTSIKKVKELGLRRIGGCLLVDGSISTLTAAVSEPYLPNQGYGVLFWDMETLSNFIRTAHKEDLQIAFHAVGDRGIDLLVRAYQKVLKEIPKEDHRHRIEHFELPNKEHIKLASQLNLTLSLQPSFLYFWGGEGKLYEQLLGKERAKRIIPLRSILKEEITAGGGSDSSVTPMDPFLGIYSAINHPNEEERITLEEAIKMFTYNGAYIGFIEKEKGSIERNKDADLVILEKNPFEFREKEEILNIKIVATISRGRFVYKDTNLVTNL, encoded by the coding sequence ATGAAAAAATATTTTATTAAAGCAAAAAAAATTTATACCTTTGATCATCAGAAGTCCATCTATGACACTTTACTCATTGAGAATAATAAAATTTCTGATTTAGGAAACAACTTAATTCCTAAGGATACAGATATACCCATAATAGATCTATCTGATTACATTATCCTTCCCGGCTTTATAGACTCCCATGTCCACTTAACATCCACCGCTATCAACGAAATTTTGATCGATCTGAGTAATTTCACCTCAATAAAAGAGATAGTAAAAGCCTTAGAAGCCTTAAGAGACTCTCTTCCAGAAGGTGATTGGATAGTAGCAAAGGAATTTGATCCTGTTAATTTAGAAGAGAAAAGAAATATTACCCAAGAAGAACTGGATAAAAACTTTCCCAAACATCCCGTTTTAATCATAAGAAAGGATTCTCACTCAAGTATAATCAACTCTTTAGGAATGAAACTTTTAGATGTGGAGATTTTTCCTGAAAACGGCTTAATTAAGGAAAGAGACCACCAAATTGCAATAGGAAAAGTATACCAAAATATTGATCCATCTCTTTTGGTAAAAGGTTTAATAAAAACTCTGAAGAAAGCAGCAGAAAAAGGAATAACCACTATTCATGCCCTTGAAGGAGGTTACACTTCTCCTCCTAATTCTCCACAACTGCTTTTAGGTTTAAGTCAGTATTTCCCTATAGATGTGATCATTTATTATCAGACTACCTCTATAAAAAAGGTAAAAGAATTGGGACTAAGAAGAATAGGAGGCTGTCTTTTGGTAGATGGATCCATAAGTACATTAACTGCTGCTGTCTCTGAGCCCTATTTACCCAATCAAGGTTATGGAGTTCTTTTTTGGGACATGGAAACTCTTTCCAATTTTATAAGAACAGCCCATAAAGAGGATTTACAGATCGCCTTTCATGCGGTAGGGGATAGAGGAATTGACCTTCTTGTGAGAGCCTATCAAAAAGTGCTTAAGGAAATACCAAAAGAAGATCACAGACATCGCATAGAACATTTTGAACTCCCAAATAAAGAACATATAAAACTTGCATCTCAATTAAACTTAACGCTATCTCTCCAGCCAAGCTTCTTATATTTCTGGGGAGGGGAAGGAAAACTTTATGAACAACTTCTTGGAAAAGAAAGGGCAAAAAGAATCATTCCTTTAAGAAGCATCTTAAAAGAAGAGATAACTGCAGGAGGAGGATCAGATAGTTCTGTAACACCTATGGATCCTTTTTTAGGAATTTATTCCGCCATAAATCATCCTAATGAAGAAGAGAGAATAACCTTAGAAGAAGCGATAAAAATGTTCACTTACAATGGTGCTTATATAGGATTTATTGAAAAAGAAAAGGGGTCTATTGAGAGAAATAAAGATGCAGATTTAGTTATTTTAGAGAAAAATCCCTTTGAGTTTCGAGAAAAAGAAGAGATATTAAATATTAAAATTGTAGCCACAATCTCAAGAGGAAGATTTGTCTATAAAGATACAAATTTAGTTACGAACCTCTGA
- a CDS encoding ABC transporter substrate-binding protein yields MFKKGIHRIILIILFLMLFSLFSAPAQTLSVNPNGWLDQVAFIPEKDMAKAVEMMSKGDIDIYFNEINDPQLFRRVKEDPNLTYGTSFGLYYELTFNPVGPTYKDGRLNPFSNKKIREAMNMVVDRQYIVDEIMGGLAEVKLLPLNKGFPEYERYKDTIANLEKLYKYDFNKGKQIITTEMKKMGAELKGNKWYYKGNPVVVKFIIRTEDRRKQIGDYVANQLEKLGFTVERMYKTSREASPLWVRGNPEDGQWDIYTGGWITTVLARDMADNFRFFYTPDSEMSYSPLWRAYKPDKEFRDIANKLAQRTFKSMAERNYLMRKALELCLKDSVRIFLIDQKAAWARRKDIDIAVDYAGGNSSRAWPYTLRIAGKEGGSVKAGMSEVIIDPWNPIAGSNWVYDTIFWEATFGRTWIYHPYTGLPVLFGIESADLTVTSDVPTFPNKGSENWLKVKRVKSITVPDDAWYGWDAKKQTMVTAKEAGVKEAKVKVVINYGDVLGKKKYHDGTVQSLADYLVDFIVGFERASKDSKLYDESYVDYFNSWRESFVAWKIVKEHPLVIEYYTNYAELDAELTALWPTTSVLFPWHALAIGIRAEEEGKLAFSADKAEATKVEWMNYIGGPSLGILKEMLDKSQKDNYVPFKNFVGKYVKEGEIKERYNALSNWYNRFKHFWVSNGPYYLEKADTVAHTILLKNAKFLK; encoded by the coding sequence ATGTTTAAAAAGGGTATCCACAGAATAATTCTAATAATCCTATTCTTAATGCTATTTTCTCTCTTCTCTGCTCCAGCGCAAACCCTAAGCGTCAACCCTAATGGATGGCTCGATCAGGTAGCATTTATACCTGAAAAAGACATGGCAAAAGCTGTAGAAATGATGTCTAAAGGAGATATTGACATCTACTTTAATGAAATTAATGATCCACAACTTTTTAGAAGAGTAAAAGAAGATCCAAATTTAACCTATGGGACCTCCTTTGGACTTTACTATGAATTAACCTTTAACCCAGTAGGACCTACCTATAAAGATGGCAGACTTAATCCCTTTAGCAATAAAAAGATCAGAGAAGCAATGAACATGGTTGTTGATAGACAATATATAGTGGACGAAATAATGGGAGGACTTGCAGAAGTTAAGTTATTACCCCTTAACAAAGGTTTTCCAGAGTATGAAAGATACAAAGACACAATAGCTAATTTAGAGAAACTTTATAAGTATGACTTTAATAAAGGGAAACAGATAATTACAACAGAAATGAAGAAAATGGGTGCGGAACTTAAAGGAAATAAATGGTATTATAAAGGAAATCCAGTGGTAGTTAAATTCATTATAAGAACTGAAGATAGAAGAAAGCAAATTGGAGACTATGTGGCAAATCAGCTTGAAAAGTTAGGATTTACAGTAGAAAGAATGTATAAGACTTCAAGAGAAGCTTCTCCTCTTTGGGTGAGAGGAAATCCTGAGGATGGTCAATGGGATATATATACAGGTGGATGGATAACTACTGTTCTTGCAAGAGATATGGCTGATAATTTTAGATTCTTCTATACTCCAGATTCAGAAATGTCCTATTCACCTCTCTGGAGAGCTTATAAACCAGATAAAGAGTTTAGGGATATAGCTAATAAGCTTGCTCAAAGAACCTTTAAATCCATGGCAGAGAGAAACTACTTAATGAGAAAAGCATTGGAACTTTGCTTAAAAGACTCTGTAAGGATATTCCTAATTGACCAAAAAGCAGCATGGGCAAGAAGAAAGGACATTGATATAGCAGTAGATTATGCTGGTGGAAACTCTTCAAGGGCTTGGCCCTACACTTTAAGAATTGCTGGAAAAGAGGGTGGAAGTGTAAAGGCTGGAATGTCTGAAGTAATCATAGACCCATGGAACCCTATAGCTGGTTCTAACTGGGTATACGATACCATATTCTGGGAAGCAACCTTTGGGAGAACATGGATCTACCATCCTTACACTGGACTTCCAGTTCTTTTTGGAATAGAAAGTGCAGATTTAACTGTCACCTCTGATGTACCTACCTTCCCCAACAAGGGATCTGAAAATTGGCTAAAAGTGAAGAGAGTAAAGAGCATAACTGTTCCTGACGATGCCTGGTATGGCTGGGATGCCAAGAAACAAACCATGGTAACAGCAAAAGAAGCAGGAGTTAAAGAGGCAAAGGTTAAAGTAGTAATCAACTATGGAGATGTTCTTGGAAAGAAGAAGTATCACGATGGGACAGTCCAAAGTCTTGCTGACTATCTTGTAGACTTCATTGTCGGCTTTGAAAGAGCAAGCAAAGACAGTAAACTCTATGATGAAAGCTATGTTGATTACTTTAATTCCTGGAGAGAATCCTTTGTAGCATGGAAGATTGTAAAAGAACATCCATTAGTAATTGAATATTACACTAACTATGCTGAGCTTGACGCAGAACTTACCGCATTATGGCCTACAACTTCAGTACTCTTCCCATGGCATGCTCTTGCCATAGGAATTAGAGCAGAAGAAGAAGGAAAACTTGCATTCTCTGCAGATAAAGCAGAAGCTACAAAGGTGGAATGGATGAACTATATTGGCGGACCAAGCCTTGGAATATTGAAAGAGATGCTTGATAAATCCCAGAAAGATAACTATGTACCATTCAAGAACTTTGTAGGAAAATATGTGAAAGAAGGAGAAATCAAGGAAAGATATAATGCCCTCTCCAACTGGTACAACAGGTTCAAACACTTCTGGGTAAGCAATGGTCCATACTACTTAGAAAAGGCAGACACTGTAGCTCATACAATTCTCTTAAAGAATGCTAAATTTTTGAAGTAA
- the argR gene encoding arginine repressor, with product MNKKERLEKIKEILKKRNISSQKELMEALREEGIYVVQATLSRDLKELGVIRQSSDLGKRYIIPENAINVASLKDLFHRVVVSIDFAENLILVKTIPGNAQAVAFLLDNFLNVYDYFVGSVAGDDTILIVLRSKDKTQEALEKLEELRK from the coding sequence TTGAATAAAAAAGAAAGATTAGAAAAAATAAAAGAAATACTTAAAAAAAGAAATATAAGTAGCCAAAAAGAATTAATGGAAGCTTTAAGAGAGGAAGGAATTTATGTGGTACAAGCTACTCTATCAAGGGATCTTAAGGAGTTGGGAGTAATAAGGCAAAGTTCGGATCTTGGCAAAAGATATATTATTCCAGAAAATGCTATAAATGTTGCCTCTCTTAAAGATCTTTTCCATAGGGTAGTAGTAAGTATAGATTTTGCAGAAAATTTAATACTGGTTAAAACTATTCCTGGAAATGCACAGGCAGTGGCATTTCTCCTGGATAATTTTTTAAACGTTTATGACTATTTTGTAGGAAGTGTTGCGGGAGACGATACCATATTAATAGTTTTGAGAAGTAAAGATAAGACTCAGGAAGCATTAGAGAAGTTAGAAGAGCTTAGAAAATAA
- a CDS encoding ABC transporter permease, translating to MNIEGIKKILTYFLKRAVAVFITIAIAIYLTIVIANAGGYVDKIIEDEIRMNVAMAIRNDPTVRGFTDEQKQKIIENRVKNEMRRRGLDQPFIIRSIYHLKRALLLDLGTASSMTSDSGSMLVKNIILERIPLSILLFTTITLINFFSALYLGLKLSRRYGSFLDKLIVYLSPLSTIPGWFYGIFLIMIFYSWLHILPPGGFIDFPPPPTLLGRILNIAKHMILPILSWFISSIFLSTYSERNFFLIYSTEDYVEVAKAKGLPDKIIERRYILRPALPPIITSFALALISSWMGAIVTEAVFNWPGLGMVLSRAIGSFDAPVIVGVTVIYAYLLGATVLLLDFIYALIDPRVRV from the coding sequence ATGAACATAGAAGGAATTAAAAAAATTCTCACTTATTTTTTAAAAAGAGCTGTTGCCGTATTTATTACTATTGCAATAGCAATTTATCTAACCATTGTTATAGCTAATGCTGGAGGATACGTGGATAAAATCATAGAGGATGAGATAAGAATGAATGTAGCCATGGCTATAAGAAATGATCCCACAGTAAGAGGTTTTACCGATGAACAAAAACAAAAAATAATAGAAAACAGAGTAAAAAATGAAATGAGAAGAAGAGGTCTTGATCAACCATTCATAATAAGAAGTATTTACCATTTAAAAAGGGCACTTTTGCTTGATCTTGGTACTGCCTCCTCTATGACCAGTGATAGTGGCTCTATGCTTGTAAAAAATATCATCTTAGAGAGAATTCCCCTCTCTATACTTCTTTTTACCACCATAACTTTAATTAACTTTTTCTCTGCATTATATTTAGGGTTAAAACTTTCCAGAAGATATGGATCCTTCCTTGACAAATTAATAGTTTATCTTTCTCCTCTTTCTACCATTCCTGGATGGTTTTATGGTATATTTCTCATAATGATTTTTTATTCATGGCTTCATATATTGCCTCCAGGAGGTTTTATTGACTTTCCTCCCCCACCAACTTTATTAGGGAGGATATTAAATATTGCTAAACACATGATTTTACCCATTCTTTCTTGGTTTATAAGTTCTATTTTCTTGAGTACCTATAGTGAAAGGAATTTCTTTTTAATTTATTCTACTGAAGACTATGTGGAGGTAGCAAAGGCGAAGGGACTCCCAGATAAAATCATAGAAAGAAGATATATCCTAAGACCTGCTCTACCTCCTATTATTACTTCTTTTGCCCTTGCTCTTATCTCTTCATGGATGGGTGCAATCGTAACAGAAGCAGTATTTAACTGGCCTGGCCTTGGCATGGTCCTAAGTAGAGCTATAGGAAGCTTTGATGCACCAGTCATAGTTGGAGTCACAGTAATTTATGCCTATCTACTTGGAGCAACAGTACTGCTTTTAGATTTTATATATGCCCTTATTGATCCTCGAGTGAGAGTATGA
- a CDS encoding sulfide/dihydroorotate dehydrogenase-like FAD/NAD-binding protein, with amino-acid sequence MFEIIVKKELAPNVKLIEVKAPLIARKALPGQFVILRVYEKGERIPLTIAEKNIETESITIVFQEVGKTTKLLGKLRVGDKISDIVGPLGNPSEIERFGVVIGVGGGVGIAALYPILKGLKEKGNYVISIIGGRSANYVIFREEIEKISDEIYVTTDDGSLGRKGLVTDVLKEILEKRKIDRIWAVGPTIMMKVVSDLTKAYHVPTIVSLNPIMVDGTGMCGGCRVTVGGKIRFTCVDGPEFDGHLVDFDELLTRLKTYKDEETLALRLFEESEGEKVGYSKS; translated from the coding sequence TTGTTTGAGATAATAGTTAAAAAAGAGTTGGCTCCGAATGTAAAATTGATTGAGGTAAAAGCGCCTCTTATTGCTAGAAAGGCGTTACCTGGGCAGTTTGTAATTTTAAGGGTTTACGAGAAGGGAGAAAGAATACCTTTAACTATTGCTGAGAAGAATATAGAGACAGAAAGTATTACCATAGTTTTTCAAGAGGTTGGAAAGACCACAAAATTATTGGGAAAGTTAAGGGTTGGTGATAAGATTTCTGATATCGTAGGTCCTCTTGGAAATCCCAGCGAAATAGAAAGATTTGGAGTAGTAATAGGTGTAGGAGGAGGAGTAGGAATAGCTGCATTATATCCTATTTTAAAAGGGTTAAAAGAAAAAGGAAATTATGTAATTAGCATAATTGGTGGTAGGAGCGCTAATTATGTAATATTTAGAGAAGAAATTGAAAAAATTAGTGATGAAATTTATGTAACTACCGATGACGGATCCTTAGGAAGAAAAGGATTAGTTACTGATGTTCTCAAAGAAATCTTGGAAAAAAGGAAAATTGACAGGATTTGGGCGGTAGGTCCAACTATAATGATGAAAGTAGTTTCCGATCTTACCAAGGCATATCATGTTCCAACTATTGTAAGTTTAAATCCCATCATGGTGGATGGAACAGGGATGTGTGGAGGATGCCGAGTTACTGTAGGAGGAAAGATCAGGTTTACTTGTGTAGATGGTCCTGAATTTGATGGACATCTTGTAGATTTTGATGAATTGTTGACAAGATTAAAAACCTATAAAGATGAAGAAACCTTAGCTTTGAGACTATTTGAGGAAAGCGAGGGAGAAAAAGTTGGCTATAGCAAAAGCTAA
- a CDS encoding NAD(P)/FAD-dependent oxidoreductase gives MRYDVIIIGGGPAGIFSAISLVRGKKPLKILLVEKGELTSKRVCPAIVNRQGCVRCPRCNIVSGWGGAGAFSDGKLTFSTEVGGWLKDYIGEEKLLKLMEEVNNIYTEFGADQPVIKPDPEKFAYFQRKAIAADLRLVYFAVRHLGTEKCAPILLNMYEYLKDKIDIILGKQVSKILVENGKVKGVELEDGKIYYADYVIVGPGREGAKWFSGEGQRIGLSWVINPVDIGVRVEIPAAVMKELTDELYEAKFIYYTKTFDDKVRTFCMNPYGEVVMEQNEGIISVNGHSFAEKKTENTNFAILVSKNFTEPFRDPIAYGRAIGSLANLLSNGVILQRLGDLLAGRRSTWDRLQKGMVVPTLKDAVPGDLSLVLPYRYLVDIIEMIQALDKVTPGIYSRHTLLYGVEVKFYSARVKLNSSLETEIKNLFAIGDGAGITRGLMQASASGLLVGQEILKRMALLSDISEVRN, from the coding sequence ATGAGATATGATGTAATCATAATTGGCGGTGGTCCAGCAGGGATATTTAGTGCTATATCCTTAGTGAGGGGTAAAAAACCCCTCAAAATTTTGCTTGTAGAAAAAGGAGAGCTTACAAGCAAGAGGGTATGTCCTGCCATTGTTAATAGGCAAGGATGTGTACGTTGTCCTCGTTGTAATATTGTTTCGGGTTGGGGTGGAGCTGGAGCTTTTAGTGATGGAAAGTTAACCTTCTCTACGGAAGTAGGTGGATGGCTAAAGGATTATATTGGGGAAGAAAAGCTTTTAAAGTTGATGGAAGAAGTTAATAATATCTATACTGAGTTTGGTGCAGATCAACCTGTTATAAAGCCTGATCCTGAAAAATTTGCTTACTTTCAGAGGAAAGCTATTGCTGCTGATTTAAGATTGGTTTACTTTGCTGTGAGACATCTTGGTACGGAAAAATGTGCGCCTATTCTTCTTAACATGTATGAATACTTAAAAGATAAGATAGATATTATTTTGGGTAAGCAGGTTTCCAAAATCCTTGTAGAAAATGGAAAGGTTAAAGGTGTAGAGCTTGAGGATGGAAAGATTTATTATGCCGATTACGTAATAGTGGGACCTGGAAGAGAGGGAGCAAAGTGGTTTTCTGGAGAGGGACAAAGGATCGGTCTTTCTTGGGTAATAAATCCTGTGGATATTGGAGTGAGAGTTGAAATTCCAGCTGCAGTAATGAAGGAATTAACTGATGAGCTTTATGAGGCTAAGTTCATATACTATACAAAAACTTTTGATGACAAAGTAAGAACCTTTTGTATGAACCCTTATGGAGAGGTAGTAATGGAACAGAATGAAGGGATAATTTCAGTAAATGGGCATAGTTTTGCTGAGAAGAAGACTGAGAATACCAATTTCGCTATATTAGTATCTAAGAACTTTACTGAGCCTTTTAGAGATCCTATTGCTTATGGAAGGGCCATAGGAAGTCTTGCCAATCTTTTGAGTAATGGAGTAATACTTCAAAGACTTGGAGATCTTCTAGCTGGGAGAAGATCTACATGGGATAGATTGCAAAAAGGTATGGTTGTTCCTACGTTAAAGGATGCTGTACCTGGGGATTTAAGTTTAGTACTGCCTTATAGATATTTAGTAGACATTATTGAGATGATCCAAGCTTTGGATAAGGTAACTCCGGGAATATATTCAAGGCACACTTTGCTGTATGGTGTAGAGGTCAAATTTTATTCTGCAAGGGTAAAGCTTAATTCCTCTCTTGAAACAGAAATCAAAAACTTATTTGCTATTGGAGATGGAGCTGGAATTACAAGAGGACTTATGCAAGCTTCCGCATCGGGATTATTGGTAGGACAAGAAATTCTTAAGAGAATGGCTCTTTTATCCGATATATCAGAGGTTCGTAACTAA
- a CDS encoding Fur family transcriptional regulator, which yields MQRETRQRRLIMEILLNSMDHPDALTVFRRAQDKKAKVSIGTVYRTLELLVKEGKALKFYDANAIARYDAKTDFHHHLICKICGKVEDLDVSLFKSDQMIKEIEEKTHFKDIEYHLTIYGICEDCAKRGNRES from the coding sequence ATGCAAAGAGAAACAAGGCAAAGAAGATTGATAATGGAGATTCTTTTAAATAGTATGGATCATCCTGATGCTCTTACGGTTTTTAGAAGAGCACAGGATAAGAAGGCTAAGGTAAGTATTGGTACTGTATATAGAACGTTAGAGCTTCTAGTAAAAGAAGGAAAGGCTTTAAAGTTTTATGATGCTAATGCCATTGCAAGGTATGATGCAAAAACTGATTTTCATCATCACTTGATTTGTAAGATTTGTGGAAAGGTAGAAGATTTGGATGTGTCACTTTTTAAAAGTGATCAAATGATTAAAGAAATAGAGGAGAAAACTCATTTTAAAGATATAGAATATCATCTAACCATATATGGAATTTGCGAAGATTGTGCTAAAAGGGGAAATAGGGAAAGTTGA
- the gltA gene encoding NADPH-dependent glutamate synthase: MAIAKAKTPIPEQPVEQRVRNFDEVALGYTEEQALMEASRCLQCKDAPCVRGCPVNIDIPGFIRLIKEKKYDEAIKKIKENNNLPATTGRVCPQETQCEALCTLKKIGEPVAIGRLERFVADYELSKGYDIPLIKVRRDKRVAVVGSGPAGLTVAGDLARMGIKVSIFEAFHEPGGVLIYGIPEFRLPKRIVRAEVEYIKSLGVEIFTNVVVGRSITIDELLKEYDAVFIGTGAGAPQFLNIPGENLIGIYSANEFLTRVNLMKAYKFPEYDTPIKIGNIVGVIGGGNVAMDAARTALRLGAKEVHILYRRTEEEMPARYEEIIHAREEGIIFNFLVSPVRFIGDDKGQLIGIELQRMTLGEPDSSGRRRPIPIEGSNFIFSLDMAIVAIGTVPNPLISMTTPDLSINKNGTILIDKETGKTSKDRVFAGGDVASGSATVINAMGAGKIAAKSIFKLLVEE, translated from the coding sequence TTGGCTATAGCAAAAGCTAAAACTCCAATTCCAGAACAGCCAGTGGAGCAGAGAGTAAGAAATTTTGATGAGGTTGCTTTAGGTTATACCGAGGAGCAGGCTTTAATGGAAGCAAGTAGATGCCTTCAGTGCAAAGATGCTCCCTGTGTGAGAGGATGTCCGGTTAATATTGATATTCCTGGTTTTATAAGATTAATTAAAGAGAAAAAATATGATGAGGCAATTAAAAAGATAAAAGAAAATAATAACCTTCCTGCTACCACAGGAAGGGTATGTCCTCAAGAGACTCAATGTGAGGCACTATGTACTTTGAAAAAGATAGGAGAGCCTGTTGCTATTGGTAGACTTGAAAGATTTGTTGCAGATTATGAGCTAAGTAAAGGTTATGATATACCTTTAATAAAGGTAAGACGTGATAAAAGGGTGGCAGTGGTAGGTTCGGGCCCTGCAGGACTTACTGTAGCTGGTGATTTAGCAAGAATGGGAATTAAGGTTTCAATCTTTGAAGCCTTTCATGAACCAGGTGGGGTCTTGATTTATGGAATTCCAGAATTTCGTCTTCCTAAGAGAATAGTTAGGGCAGAGGTAGAGTATATAAAAAGTCTTGGGGTTGAAATCTTTACTAATGTGGTTGTGGGAAGAAGCATAACTATAGATGAGCTATTAAAGGAATACGATGCAGTTTTTATTGGAACAGGTGCTGGTGCTCCTCAATTTTTGAATATTCCTGGAGAAAATTTGATCGGAATATATTCTGCTAATGAGTTTTTAACAAGGGTAAATTTGATGAAAGCTTATAAATTTCCCGAGTATGATACTCCTATAAAAATAGGAAATATAGTAGGAGTGATTGGGGGAGGAAATGTAGCTATGGATGCTGCAAGAACAGCTCTAAGACTTGGTGCAAAGGAAGTACATATACTTTATCGTAGGACTGAAGAAGAAATGCCAGCAAGATACGAAGAAATAATACATGCAAGAGAAGAAGGGATAATATTTAATTTTTTAGTTTCACCTGTAAGATTTATAGGCGATGATAAAGGACAGCTTATAGGAATAGAACTCCAGAGAATGACCTTAGGAGAACCTGATAGTAGTGGAAGGAGAAGACCCATTCCTATCGAAGGCTCTAATTTTATATTTTCCTTAGACATGGCGATAGTTGCTATAGGAACCGTTCCAAATCCTTTAATAAGTATGACTACTCCTGATCTTTCAATTAATAAAAATGGCACCATACTTATAGATAAGGAAACAGGAAAAACCTCTAAAGATAGAGTCTTTGCAGGTGGAGATGTGGCAAGCGGTTCTGCTACAGTGATCAATGCTATGGGGGCGGGAAAGATTGCTGCTAAAAGTATATTTAAGCTATTAGTAGAGGAGTGA
- a CDS encoding DUF4388 domain-containing protein, producing MPLTGNLKEFDLVSLLQILSGKFSTGRLIITKPFKKGILYLKEGKVINSEVGKLKGMPGFLELFTWEEGNFEFVDEDVSNISVAISMSSEALILEAARIMDEWHEKRKKLGSLTCVPFFPDPSRAIPSSVQVLLLRKDPESMTPEEKERFILSNIDGRRDFATIARISGLGTLLAIDVVLNSLEEGRIALKDLVNLQHVVPEKVGNVSSNDPAVQKMLRIMDGKMNMEKILLEIEEERGKIIPELVKLVKAGRVRLKEGVEYLPRLSQENLYPS from the coding sequence ATGCCATTAACAGGAAATTTAAAGGAGTTTGATCTCGTATCTCTGCTCCAAATACTCTCAGGTAAGTTTTCCACAGGAAGGCTTATTATCACTAAACCCTTTAAAAAGGGTATTCTTTATCTGAAAGAGGGGAAAGTAATTAATTCAGAGGTTGGAAAGTTGAAAGGGATGCCAGGCTTTTTAGAGCTTTTTACTTGGGAAGAGGGGAATTTTGAGTTTGTAGATGAAGACGTATCTAATATTTCTGTTGCGATAAGTATGTCTTCTGAGGCATTGATCCTTGAGGCTGCGAGAATTATGGACGAGTGGCATGAAAAAAGGAAAAAATTAGGATCATTAACTTGTGTGCCCTTTTTTCCAGATCCATCACGTGCTATCCCATCCTCAGTACAAGTACTACTTTTAAGAAAAGATCCTGAAAGTATGACCCCAGAAGAAAAGGAAAGATTTATTTTATCTAATATTGATGGTAGAAGAGATTTTGCAACTATAGCAAGAATAAGTGGCTTAGGGACTTTGCTTGCTATTGATGTGGTCTTAAATAGTTTAGAAGAAGGAAGAATAGCTTTAAAGGATCTTGTAAATTTACAACATGTGGTTCCCGAAAAGGTTGGAAATGTAAGTTCTAATGATCCTGCAGTGCAGAAAATGCTAAGGATTATGGATGGAAAGATGAATATGGAAAAAATCCTCTTGGAAATTGAAGAAGAAAGAGGTAAAATTATACCGGAGTTGGTCAAGCTGGTTAAAGCAGGAAGAGTAAGATTAAAAGAAGGAGTTGAATATCTGCCAAGACTATCACAGGAGAATTTATATCCGTCATGA
- a CDS encoding metal-sensitive transcriptional regulator, whose protein sequence is MDKKEYLVALRRIEGQVRGLQRMIEEERDCKEIISQIAAVRSALKRVGILIVEEYAKKCIIGGENAESEISELLKDLQSLF, encoded by the coding sequence TTGGACAAGAAAGAGTATTTGGTTGCTTTGAGAAGGATTGAAGGACAAGTAAGAGGGCTTCAAAGAATGATAGAGGAGGAGAGGGATTGTAAAGAGATAATTTCTCAAATTGCCGCAGTAAGATCTGCCTTGAAAAGAGTTGGTATATTAATAGTTGAGGAATACGCTAAGAAGTGTATCATAGGTGGGGAAAATGCAGAAAGTGAGATAAGTGAACTTTTGAAAGATTTACAGTCTCTTTTCTAA